One Urocitellus parryii isolate mUroPar1 chromosome 8, mUroPar1.hap1, whole genome shotgun sequence DNA window includes the following coding sequences:
- the Id4 gene encoding DNA-binding protein inhibitor ID-4: MKAVSPVRPSGRKAPSGCGGGELALRCLAEHGHSLGGSAAAAAAAAAARCKAAEAAADEPALCLQCDMNDCYSRLRRLVPTIPPNKKVSKVEILQHVIDYILDLQLALETHPALLRQPPPPAPPHHPAGSCPAAPPRTPLTALNTDPAGSVNKQGDSILCR; encoded by the exons ATGAAGGCGGTGAGCCCGGTGCGCCCTTCGGGCCGCAAGGCGCCGTCGGGCTGCGGCGGCGGGGAGCTGGCGCTGCGCTGTCTGGCCGAACACGGCCACAGCCTGGGAGGCTCCGCCgccgcggcggccgcggcggcggcagCGCGCTGCAAGGCAGCCGAGGCGGCGGCCGACGAGCCGGCGCTGTGCCTGCAGTGCGATATGAACGACTGCTACAGTCGCCTGCGGAGGCTGGTGCCCACCATCCCGCCCAACAAGAAAGTCAGCAAAGTGGAGATCCTGCAGCACGTTATCGACTACATCCTGGACCTGCAGCTGGCGCTGGAGACGCACCCGGCTCTGCTGAGACAGCCACCGCCGCCCGCGCCGCCGCACCACCCGGCCGGATCCTGTCCGGCCGCGCCGCCGCGGACCCCGCTCACTGCGCTCAATACCGACCCG GCCGGATCGGTGAACAAGCAGGGCGACAGCATTCTGTGCCGCTGA